The Thalassotalea piscium sequence ATACAACACCTTTACCTGGTTTAACATACTCTATATCTGCTTTTTTGTCCCATACGTAGTATTGGTCTCCTAATTGCGGCATCAACATTAACATATAAAAGGGATCTGTCATTGAATAGAGAGAACCACCAAAGTGAGCACCTACCGCATTTTTGTTCCAAGGGCGCATTCTTAATTCAACTTTCGCTTCACGAAAATCTTTAGATAAATAGACAACACGAATACCCGAAAATAGAAAAGGTGGCCATAGATTAAGTAATAATTTCATTACCCAAGATTTTTTAAACATTTTTTACAACACATTAATTACAATTAACTCATCGTACCACCATGCAATTTAAAGAAAAACACCTATTTATCGACTTTAAATGAAATAGCGCTTCCAACCCTGACTCGAACCACCTATAATTTTTGGTTTATCCAACAATGTGAGAAGCAATTTATATGGCAGAGCAAAATGAAGAGCTAAAAAGGGCGGGATTAAAAATCACCTTGCCTAGAGTTAAGATTTTAGCGATATTGCAGCATCCTGATAACCAACACATCAGTGCTGAAGAGGTCTATAAAATATTGCTTGATCAGAATGAGGAAATTGGTCTAGCAACTGTTTATCGTGTTTTAAATCAATTTGACGATGCGGGTATTGTTACACGTCACCACTTTGAAGGCGGTAAATCTGTATTCGAGCTAACTCAAAATAACCACCATGATCACCTAGTGTGTTTAAAGTGTGGCAAAGTTGTTGAGTTTGAAGACGACATAATTGAGCAACAACAAGAAAAAGTTGCCAAGCAACACAAGATGAAACTGACTAACCATAGCCTCTATTTGTATGGCGAGTGCGATGATAAAGTCGCTTGTGAAATATTTAGAAAGAATCAGTAATACCATACCGTTTAAAGTAGTTTAAAGCCTCATGATATGAGGCTTTTTCTATTTAATCGCTTAGCTTAAGTATTTAATTGTATAGGCGATCTTTGTGCTTTATCCATCCCCCCTTCTGCTTGCTATGGGGGTCTTTGTGCGTCCAATGCACCATTCCGCCGGCACTATTCCACTGGTACTCACCTGAAAATTCAACTTTATCACCAATACGCAGATCATGTATTTTACGGCTAATATCTATATTGTGAATTATAAGGACGGTTTGGTTATCTTTTAGTTTGACGATAAATCGTTGATGCCTACTACCTTTTAAATCATCTGGTAGTATTTTATGTACAATTCCAATTGCTTTCACTCGCCCCAACCTCAGTAAAAGTAGTACCGCAGCGGTGCTACTTATAGCAAACGCATCAAGTTAAAGGCTGTTAACTTGAGCATTTAATAAGTAACCTGAACTCGGGTTAAGCAAAGTTACTCAGTAAGCTATTTTTGAGCCTATCTACGTTGAATTTGTTGCCAATAGCCCGCTATTGGATCAAAAAATTCGCCTTGATATTCACAAAACTATCAATACAGAGAAGTAAAGGTTAGCTTTTTAAATAGTGAATAAAATTAAACTATTGAAAAAATAATGTTTTATGTGAGAAAGTCAACATTCATTAACCCGAGTTCAGGTTAAGTAAAATACTACAAGCTCAACAGTCTTATAGAAAAGTAGCAAGCAGTTAAAGAGACTAAAATAAAACTAAGCAAAACCAGATAACGAAGTGTGTTTTTTACTTTGTTTTTTATCGTAAACCAACAACCACTCCTTTGTTCGTCGCATAGTTTTCTTGCAAAGCTGTTAATGAATAGCTTTAACAGTAATAGCCAAATGAGCCCAAGAAATAAAGGTTGTAGTAATTGGTTTTGTGTTTGTATTGATGAAAAACCAAATAGGTATATTATTGCGATAACAATAAATATCGAAATAAGTTTTATTATACCTATACAAACAGCTAGCTTGTTTGCAATAACTGTCAAAGTTTGATGAACTTTCATAAAGCCAATATAACAAGATAGCTATTAAACACGCCAGTTTTATTAACAAACACAGATCAGTGCTAGCATCAGCGATAAAACCTCAGTCTAGTTTAAGCACTTTTGTCTAAACTGAAGTTATACCAGTTTCATTAATTAACAAAGTTTATCCCATGCTTATCAAGCGTTTTATATATGCTATTAATAGCTAAACTATTGTCAGTTAAAGAATCTTTCCATTTATCTCTTTTTTCGATCCCTAAATCTGTAATTGTGAAGTAGTGATCAGGTTCAATTTTACATGCGTTTAAACACGCTTTTGTGCAGGAAAGTGAGCAGCCATCAATAGCTATAATTTTCCTTCCTGAAGTAGCGAGTGCTTTAATGGGGGCAATATTACCAATAACACCGGAAACACACGACATTTCCGCTAAACCATCACAATCTAATGTTAGTGCAACATCATGTGCTATACGAGCAACATTTGAGCAGCCAGCACACGCATAAACAATAGGCTTTAACATATCCAATAGAATTTCCTTGCTTACATTCAATACCCGCAAGTCTAACAAGGTTTAATATTGTCGTTTTGATTTACATCAAGCTTTATTAATATGCTCGTTTTATGTTCACTGCTTCAGGTATTATCCCTTCGTTGAAATAGTGTAAAATGTTCTTACGTACAACCTGAGCGGCGGAAGTTAAATTGGTTGGTGCTGAAATATGAGGTAAAATAGTAATTTTACCATGCCGCCATAATGGATCGTTTGGCATTAAGGGTTCATGCTCAAATACATCTAAAACCGCATGCGATAACTGGCCATTATCTAATCCTTCGATCACCGCTTGAAGGTCGATAACTCTCCCCCGTGCAAAATTAATAATGTTCGCACCTTTAGGCAATTTATAAATAAGCGCTTTATTAAGTAGTAAATCAGTGGCATCTGTCAACGGTAATAAAACGACTACAATATTTACATTAGCCAGTAGCGTCTCTAAACCTTTTTTCCCGCTGTAGCACTTAACGCCGGTTAGGTTTTTTGAACTAGCGCTCCAGCCATATACATTAAAGCCATTATCTTTTAAACGCAGCGCGCTGGCTTGACCAAGCTTTCCTAACCCTAAAACACCAATATTGCATTCTGAGGCATTAACAACAGGGTGCTGCTGCCAATCACCTCTTTTTTGTTGGGCAATATACAGGGGGATTTGTCGGTGTAAATATAAACTCCATGTTAATACCGCCTCTGCCATTGTTTGAGCTAACTTAGGGTCTACCATGCGTACAATGTTAAATTGTGGTTGTGCTATTTCTTTAACTAAACGCTCAACTCCTGCCCATAAACTTTGCACCCAAACTAAGTTAGTAAATAATGCTAGTTCAGTCGGCTCAGGATTCGCAACTATCGCAACCTTTACCTGCAGCTTTTCCTCATTACTCATACGTTCAGCTAAAATCACTTGATGGGGAGCAAGCACTTGGTTTAATTTCGCCAACCATTGATTTTGCTCATGTACAGGCAACTGACTAATAAAAGGGATCACTTTAGACATTTGAATAAATTCACAGCTTATTGCTTGTAAATATCTTCTGGCTTTAATTTTAACACCTTACGCTCAGTTTGCTTAGCTTCCGGCTTTTTCGCTTTAGGGTTTACATAAACTTCTTTTGGCACCGGTTTTTTATCGCGTGACTTAGCATAAGATTGACTAGATGATTTATGCTCACTTGAATTGTTATGAGTTTTTTTATTATAGGTATCTTGCTTTTTATCTACTTTTTTATCTTGGCGTGGCGCTGGTGCAAAAGGTCGATGTTGATCTTGAATCGCTTGAATAAAGTTACGTAAAAACTGTGCTTTACAATGACGATAGTTTTTGTGTGTTGGTTTTCTAAAAAATGCGGTTAGCTCAGACTGCCCAACAGTAAAACCTGCTTTAGCTAACATAGATACAATATCATCTGTTTGCAATGACAACGCGATTTTTAGCTTCATTAAAATAAGGTTTTTAGTCAAGGTAGTTTCAGCTTCTACTTTCTCACCATCTTTTCGTGGTCCCCTTTTTTCAACAATATACCCATTGAGAAAGCTAGCAAGCTCAACGTCTTCTAATGCTAACATCTGTTCATCATCATCTTTTTTTAACCAACGCTTTACTTGATCAAGCTCAACATTTAAGCCACCTAAGGCAAAAATACTGATTAATTTTGTATCTCTAAAATCAAAAGCATAGCGGATACGTCGCAACACGTCGTTATTAGTCAATGAATTCTCCAGGGGTGTGTTTGCTTTACTAGCACTCACAAATATAATAATGCTCAATTTGAGCTAATAATATGGCCAATGCCAACATTATACTATTTTATCACTCTTTTAACTTAATACATCAAAATTTAACGAAAGTCGTGATAAGATATATCACTTACAAATAGCTCTCCTTCAATCAAAATATAGTAAGCATTCAATGAGTAAACAACACCTTTTATTTTCTCCGGTACTTACCAGTCGTCGTGGCAAAAATGCAGATAAAAAAATATGGAGCAACTTAACAGGTAGTAGCGCCACTATTGCAATGTATCAAGCCGCGGTGCAGTCACAACAACCCGTATTAATTGTGGTGCATGACACGCCAAACGCTATTAGGCTGGAGCATGAGCTCCAAAGTTTAAATAGCCACAAACTTGAAATTTGCTTATTTCCTGATTGGGAAACATTACCTTACGACTCGTTTTCACCGCACCAAGATATTATTTCTCAACGCTTATCTACCCTATATAAAATGTCGAGAATGACTAACGGTATTGTTATTGTGCCAGTTACAACATTGTCGCAACGTTTAGCACCTAAACATTACCTTGAGAGTAATAGCCTATTAATTAATAAAGGTGATAAAAAAGATCTACACCAACTAAGACAAAACTTGGAAGCAAGTGGTTACCGTTATGTTGATCAAGTAATGGAGCATGGTGAGTTTTCTGCACGAGGCGCAATTTTAGATCTTTACCCAATGGGAAGTACTAGTCCGTTTAGATTAGACTTTTTCGATGATGAAATAGAAGAGATACGCTTATTCGATCCAGAAAACCAACGTTCAAGTGATAAAGTTGAAAAGATTGACTTATT is a genomic window containing:
- a CDS encoding putative zinc-binding protein, which translates into the protein MLKPIVYACAGCSNVARIAHDVALTLDCDGLAEMSCVSGVIGNIAPIKALATSGRKIIAIDGCSLSCTKACLNACKIEPDHYFTITDLGIEKRDKWKDSLTDNSLAINSIYKTLDKHGINFVN
- a CDS encoding DUF4442 domain-containing protein — encoded protein: MFKKSWVMKLLLNLWPPFLFSGIRVVYLSKDFREAKVELRMRPWNKNAVGAHFGGSLYSMTDPFYMLMLMPQLGDQYYVWDKKADIEYVKPGKGVVYAEFHINEAMIDDIIINTANGEKYLPEFSVLVKDQEGDVVAELNRQLYIRKKKRHR
- the fur gene encoding ferric iron uptake transcriptional regulator, translated to MAEQNEELKRAGLKITLPRVKILAILQHPDNQHISAEEVYKILLDQNEEIGLATVYRVLNQFDDAGIVTRHHFEGGKSVFELTQNNHHDHLVCLKCGKVVEFEDDIIEQQQEKVAKQHKMKLTNHSLYLYGECDDKVACEIFRKNQ
- a CDS encoding DUF1456 family protein, with translation MTNNDVLRRIRYAFDFRDTKLISIFALGGLNVELDQVKRWLKKDDDEQMLALEDVELASFLNGYIVEKRGPRKDGEKVEAETTLTKNLILMKLKIALSLQTDDIVSMLAKAGFTVGQSELTAFFRKPTHKNYRHCKAQFLRNFIQAIQDQHRPFAPAPRQDKKVDKKQDTYNKKTHNNSSEHKSSSQSYAKSRDKKPVPKEVYVNPKAKKPEAKQTERKVLKLKPEDIYKQ
- a CDS encoding 2-hydroxyacid dehydrogenase produces the protein MSKVIPFISQLPVHEQNQWLAKLNQVLAPHQVILAERMSNEEKLQVKVAIVANPEPTELALFTNLVWVQSLWAGVERLVKEIAQPQFNIVRMVDPKLAQTMAEAVLTWSLYLHRQIPLYIAQQKRGDWQQHPVVNASECNIGVLGLGKLGQASALRLKDNGFNVYGWSASSKNLTGVKCYSGKKGLETLLANVNIVVVLLPLTDATDLLLNKALIYKLPKGANIINFARGRVIDLQAVIEGLDNGQLSHAVLDVFEHEPLMPNDPLWRHGKITILPHISAPTNLTSAAQVVRKNILHYFNEGIIPEAVNIKRAY
- a CDS encoding DUF3465 domain-containing protein, producing MKAIGIVHKILPDDLKGSRHQRFIVKLKDNQTVLIIHNIDISRKIHDLRIGDKVEFSGEYQWNSAGGMVHWTHKDPHSKQKGGWIKHKDRLYN